One genomic segment of Rivularia sp. PCC 7116 includes these proteins:
- a CDS encoding CHAT domain-containing protein produces the protein MSNFSAVAIPLKISVKQEIKLVSQDLCLNLRDSFQKLTIQNVQQYQNTGKIIKQVNFTSNFVDKLRLIGLRKKLGEDCKLYATNKDFFLDNRDTAIFRSMMLKNGIAITLMLYDADSIKLKIHWVPIPEKVATKTVNELRRSLETLSDRQESYKEKAQEVYNWFILPFTKELQHIKTLVFIQNRILWTIPMASLYDGKHFLVEKYAIAHTPSLSLTNPHNLNSENIKILAFGLTSSSAIDKQTFFPPLSGVKAEIEGIRKLIPHKKIFLNKRFTTHNLSQQLKKYQPNILHLASHARFSYDSQQPFLVTGEEKITVNKNPSIINFKRKQAVRKYNKILKLRQLYQIIRKTQINHNQFLELLTLTGCQTAIGRKRDAILIASLSLQSKVKSTVASLWNIDDAATASLIVDFYKNLLAGMSKAEALQAAQKKWLVRNSAAPYSHPGYWAPFILVGDWL, from the coding sequence TTGAGCAATTTTTCCGCTGTTGCAATTCCGTTAAAAATATCTGTAAAACAGGAAATTAAACTCGTTAGTCAAGATTTATGTTTAAATTTACGAGATAGTTTTCAAAAACTAACAATACAGAATGTCCAACAATACCAAAATACGGGGAAAATTATAAAACAAGTAAATTTCACATCAAATTTTGTTGACAAATTAAGATTAATTGGATTACGCAAAAAATTAGGTGAAGATTGCAAGTTATACGCAACGAATAAAGATTTTTTTTTAGATAATCGAGATACGGCTATATTTAGGTCGATGATGCTAAAAAATGGAATTGCAATTACTCTAATGTTGTATGATGCAGACTCAATTAAGTTAAAAATTCATTGGGTGCCAATTCCCGAAAAAGTAGCGACAAAAACAGTTAATGAGTTAAGAAGAAGTTTAGAAACACTTTCAGATAGGCAAGAAAGCTATAAAGAAAAAGCGCAGGAAGTTTATAACTGGTTTATTCTTCCTTTTACTAAGGAGTTGCAACACATCAAAACTTTGGTATTTATCCAGAATAGAATTTTGTGGACTATTCCAATGGCAAGTTTATATGATGGAAAACACTTTTTAGTTGAAAAATACGCGATTGCTCATACACCCAGTTTATCTTTAACTAATCCCCATAATTTGAATAGTGAAAATATCAAAATACTAGCTTTTGGATTAACTAGCTCTAGTGCTATAGATAAACAAACCTTCTTTCCACCTTTAAGTGGAGTCAAAGCTGAGATAGAAGGAATTAGAAAATTAATACCGCACAAAAAGATATTTTTAAATAAACGTTTTACTACTCATAATTTAAGCCAACAACTTAAAAAATATCAACCGAACATTCTCCACTTAGCAAGCCACGCTAGATTTAGCTATGACTCACAGCAACCATTTCTAGTTACCGGAGAAGAAAAAATCACCGTAAACAAGAACCCAAGTATAATTAATTTCAAAAGGAAACAAGCAGTAAGAAAATATAACAAAATTCTTAAGTTAAGACAACTTTACCAAATTATTAGAAAGACTCAAATCAATCACAATCAATTTTTAGAATTGCTAACGCTGACTGGGTGTCAAACAGCAATAGGGCGCAAAAGGGATGCAATATTAATTGCTAGTCTATCTCTGCAATCTAAGGTAAAAAGCACGGTTGCCTCTTTATGGAATATTGACGATGCAGCAACAGCGAGCTTAATTGTTGATTTTTATAAAAATCTGCTAGCGGGAATGAGTAAAGCCGAAGCTTTACAAGCAGCACAAAAAAAATGGCTTGTCCGAAATTCAGCAGCACCTTACTCTCATCCAGGTTACTGGGCACCTTTCATATTAGTCGGTGATTGGCTATGA
- a CDS encoding LysR family transcriptional regulator has translation MDLSQLRYFLAIVETQGFTKAAELLFVSQPSLSAGIKKLEQELGVILFERGGRRAVLTPAGKIFLEKARNIINEYQSALNTLQDFQQHPTLRLGVVCTLRISVISSLVSAFRFLHPNITIELKDSYVNNLNNLLEQGEVDLILTVLDSDENSDSSVPLFQQQLLLAVASIHPFAQRKEINISELDGQPYIERVNCEFWRKNPLVYKSAGIKTQTVYLANQEEWVIYLIQQGLGISFMPVWSNLSGITYVGISDVNTCRTVGLKWKSEKTSELVDLFRTFAATQSYTL, from the coding sequence ATGGATTTATCTCAACTTCGGTATTTTCTAGCTATTGTTGAAACACAGGGGTTTACCAAAGCCGCAGAACTCTTGTTTGTTTCGCAGCCATCTTTATCGGCAGGGATTAAAAAATTAGAACAAGAATTGGGGGTAATATTATTTGAAAGAGGTGGAAGAAGAGCAGTTTTAACCCCAGCAGGCAAAATTTTTTTAGAAAAAGCTCGTAATATTATTAATGAATATCAATCAGCACTTAATACGCTTCAAGATTTTCAGCAACATCCAACCCTGAGATTGGGAGTAGTGTGTACTTTACGCATTTCGGTTATTTCTAGCTTGGTTAGTGCTTTTAGATTTTTGCATCCAAATATAACTATTGAACTTAAGGATAGTTATGTAAATAATCTCAACAATTTACTCGAACAAGGAGAAGTTGATTTAATCTTGACCGTATTAGATAGTGATGAGAATTCTGATTCTTCCGTACCATTATTTCAACAGCAACTATTACTCGCTGTTGCTTCAATTCATCCCTTCGCACAAAGAAAAGAGATTAATATATCGGAGTTAGATGGGCAGCCATATATAGAGAGAGTTAACTGCGAGTTTTGGCGTAAAAACCCCTTAGTTTATAAGTCTGCTGGCATCAAAACTCAAACAGTTTATTTAGCAAATCAAGAAGAATGGGTAATTTATTTAATCCAACAAGGCTTGGGTATTAGCTTTATGCCTGTTTGGAGTAATTTATCTGGGATTACATATGTCGGCATCTCCGACGTTAACACCTGTCGTACCGTTGGGCTGAAATGGAAAAGCGAAAAAACTTCTGAGCTTGTTGATTTATTTCGTACTTTTGCTGCAACCCAAAGTTATACATTGTAA
- a CDS encoding putative quinol monooxygenase, with protein sequence MKQQTNTVEVPIVLSGRYKIKPDKRERFLELAHLGVESSRAEVGNISYSFYEEAGTPNSFIYFEEWKSREALVEHLKQPYVTPLLKEFSQLVDGEADVRVYDIHSLTYGLPM encoded by the coding sequence ATGAAGCAACAAACAAATACTGTAGAAGTACCAATAGTTTTATCAGGAAGATACAAAATTAAGCCCGATAAAAGAGAGAGATTTTTAGAGTTAGCGCACTTAGGTGTAGAATCCAGCAGAGCGGAAGTTGGAAATATTAGCTATAGTTTCTACGAAGAAGCAGGGACTCCTAATTCGTTCATATATTTTGAAGAATGGAAAAGTAGAGAAGCTTTAGTAGAACATCTAAAACAACCCTATGTAACTCCTTTGTTAAAAGAATTTTCTCAATTAGTTGATGGTGAAGCTGATGTCAGAGTTTATGATATCCATAGCTTAACTTATGGGTTGCCAATGTAA
- a CDS encoding diiron oxygenase, producing the protein MQLETNPRTKKKNTPHASQSPFENWDNISWIRSRPIRQGEISGLPFSPDLMPLASHPAIASDSERWLQVLAYKLLGYLKFTTLLELNYVNPITAALAAGRAPFKVTAQQRSDALRVYCDEAGHALFTEELTTQVQKKFGLHQSMLGRPRMELVLEKILEENKTELSPHLIKLFFVAISETLISRYLNSLPHDEKVDPLVRQVVADHADDEVRHNIYYRNIFPILWDSLTCYEKEEVGKLLPKLVCAFLGPDKDFEYRVLRQIGFKQADAKGILEETYIPSEVAKSVKNAAAPTLKMFRDAGIFNIAAVEQVFADYDYI; encoded by the coding sequence ATGCAACTCGAAACAAATCCAAGAACAAAGAAAAAAAATACCCCACATGCATCTCAAAGTCCATTTGAAAATTGGGATAACATTAGCTGGATTCGTAGCAGACCTATAAGACAAGGAGAAATTTCTGGTTTACCTTTTTCTCCCGATTTAATGCCATTGGCTTCCCATCCTGCAATTGCTTCGGATTCAGAGCGCTGGTTGCAAGTTTTGGCTTATAAGTTATTGGGATATCTGAAGTTCACTACCTTACTAGAACTCAATTATGTTAATCCGATAACGGCAGCCTTGGCAGCAGGCAGAGCGCCATTTAAGGTAACTGCCCAGCAACGAAGCGATGCTCTGCGGGTTTACTGTGACGAAGCCGGACATGCTCTGTTTACAGAAGAACTTACAACGCAAGTTCAGAAGAAATTTGGATTGCATCAATCTATGCTCGGTCGTCCCCGGATGGAGTTGGTGTTAGAGAAAATTTTGGAAGAGAATAAGACTGAACTTTCTCCTCATTTAATCAAGTTGTTTTTTGTTGCTATTTCCGAAACTCTGATTAGCAGATATCTCAACAGTCTACCCCATGACGAAAAAGTAGACCCATTAGTCAGACAAGTTGTTGCGGATCATGCCGATGATGAAGTAAGACACAACATCTACTACCGCAATATCTTTCCTATTTTATGGGATAGTCTCACCTGCTATGAAAAAGAAGAAGTTGGCAAGTTATTACCCAAGCTTGTATGTGCTTTCCTTGGACCAGATAAAGATTTTGAATATCGCGTGCTAAGACAAATCGGATTTAAGCAGGCTGATGCTAAAGGTATTTTAGAAGAGACTTATATTCCAAGTGAAGTCGCAAAATCGGTGAAGAATGCAGCGGCTCCGACTCTGAAAATGTTCAGGGATGCAGGAATCTTTAATATTGCAGCCGTTGAACAAGTATTTGCGGACTACGACTATATATAA
- a CDS encoding response regulator transcription factor, which yields MTEQLDSIKQKILIVDDHEAILEGTIPALRTKYPIAEIFTAKDSQTAEKLLEQYHFDLVVVDLSLPRKPDDFAKVEVGMHLLANLMQSNDAPNIVVLSTNIKPLVRIKRIVNTYEGGFAAMDKSLPLTEMLKFVDIAQRGSIYLPKEVRSRPEFDRKWLEVLTLKYQEGLSDKAIAKRMSITDRTVRNYWIRIQDALGVFDSPDKDLRVQIEIAARKAGLISN from the coding sequence ATGACAGAACAATTGGATTCAATTAAACAAAAAATTCTAATTGTTGATGACCATGAAGCGATACTGGAAGGTACTATTCCAGCATTGCGGACAAAGTACCCTATAGCTGAAATTTTTACAGCCAAAGATTCGCAGACTGCGGAAAAATTACTTGAGCAATATCATTTTGATTTAGTAGTAGTTGATTTGAGCTTACCTAGAAAGCCGGATGATTTTGCCAAAGTTGAAGTAGGAATGCATTTACTTGCAAATTTAATGCAAAGTAACGATGCGCCAAACATTGTCGTATTAAGTACAAATATTAAGCCTTTAGTCAGAATTAAACGTATTGTTAATACTTATGAAGGAGGATTTGCTGCAATGGATAAATCTTTACCGTTAACAGAAATGTTGAAATTTGTTGATATTGCTCAAAGAGGGTCAATTTATTTACCAAAAGAAGTGCGATCGCGCCCAGAATTCGACCGTAAATGGCTGGAGGTATTGACTTTAAAATACCAAGAAGGGCTATCGGATAAGGCAATTGCGAAACGAATGAGCATTACAGATCGCACGGTGCGTAATTATTGGATTAGAATTCAAGATGCATTGGGTGTTTTTGATAGTCCCGATAAGGATTTGCGAGTGCAAATAGAAATTGCAGCTAGAAAAGCAGGGTTAATTAGTAATTAG
- a CDS encoding NHLP leader peptide family RiPP precursor, whose translation MILNNKNRRKFEELLITKAFQNTSFKRELIENPKMAIAQNFGVQLPVDIEIRVLQEDKKVLYVVLPYV comes from the coding sequence ATGATATTAAATAACAAAAATCGCAGAAAATTTGAAGAATTATTAATTACTAAGGCTTTTCAAAATACTTCTTTCAAAAGAGAATTGATTGAAAACCCGAAAATGGCTATTGCTCAAAATTTTGGCGTTCAACTACCAGTAGACATAGAAATTAGAGTTTTGCAAGAAGACAAGAAAGTACTCTATGTTGTGTTGCCATATGTATAA
- a CDS encoding PAS domain-containing sensor histidine kinase: MKSNIIEQEQQLTQTFVKASANILKVNQCQELSSYLYQTACKVSSLVNCSQLIIIISQENTEQIIASNLATHNASRYKNIISKTIKYARQKREYKKTFDNYIYIPLKTVTGEIVGGICALGKQLLSYKKEEILTLEMFAELTATKIDNYRLSQQHQTMNSMIQTKIVNHTKELNVIKAKLDRNNHLAKVGEFTASVIHEIRNSLTIVKMGLEYFSKVENLPQNAKERLLLSTSEQKRLERLLQEILFYSKPNNLQLSELNVNSLIEKSLAIIEQMPQAKGRIIEFIPFPQPINILGDTDKLKQIFINLLRNACEAVGNGELIKWRVCYPNMNYVRISINNGGTPISSFSLSKITQPFYSTKPDGTGLGLAIVERIVQAHGGKLLIQSNLTTGTTVYVELPVAR; encoded by the coding sequence ATGAAAAGTAACATAATTGAGCAAGAACAGCAGTTAACGCAAACTTTTGTTAAAGCATCTGCAAATATCTTAAAAGTCAATCAATGTCAAGAGTTGAGTAGTTATCTGTATCAAACTGCTTGCAAAGTTAGTAGTTTAGTTAATTGTTCGCAGTTAATAATTATTATTAGTCAAGAAAATACCGAACAAATTATTGCTAGCAATTTAGCTACACATAACGCTAGTAGATATAAAAATATAATTAGTAAAACAATTAAATACGCTAGGCAGAAGCGAGAATACAAGAAAACCTTCGATAATTATATATATATACCATTAAAAACTGTAACTGGCGAAATAGTTGGGGGAATTTGCGCTTTAGGTAAACAGCTATTATCTTATAAAAAAGAGGAAATATTAACTTTAGAAATGTTTGCAGAATTAACTGCAACAAAAATAGATAATTATCGTTTGAGTCAACAGCATCAAACAATGAATAGTATGATTCAAACTAAAATAGTTAACCATACAAAAGAATTAAATGTTATAAAAGCCAAGTTAGATAGAAACAATCATCTTGCTAAAGTAGGCGAATTTACTGCATCAGTTATTCATGAAATTCGTAATTCATTGACAATAGTAAAAATGGGGTTAGAATATTTTAGTAAAGTAGAGAATTTACCACAAAATGCAAAAGAACGCTTGTTGTTATCAACAAGCGAACAAAAAAGATTAGAGCGTTTACTGCAAGAAATATTATTCTATTCAAAACCGAATAATTTACAATTATCCGAGCTAAATGTTAATAGCTTGATTGAAAAATCTTTAGCTATCATCGAACAAATGCCACAAGCTAAAGGAAGAATTATAGAATTTATTCCTTTTCCACAACCTATAAATATTTTAGGAGATACAGATAAACTCAAACAGATATTCATCAATCTTCTTCGCAACGCTTGTGAAGCAGTTGGAAATGGTGAATTAATCAAATGGCGAGTTTGTTATCCCAATATGAATTACGTGCGTATTAGCATTAATAACGGTGGCACTCCTATTTCTTCTTTTAGTTTATCAAAAATAACTCAACCTTTTTATTCAACTAAACCTGATGGAACAGGATTAGGTTTGGCAATCGTAGAAAGAATTGTTCAAGCTCATGGAGGTAAGTTATTAATTCAATCAAACTTGACAACAGGAACTACGGTATACGTTGAGCTACCAGTAGCGAGATAA
- a CDS encoding helix-turn-helix transcriptional regulator, producing the protein MKDATITKKQLIQELEIVRQLESQILEQLSELETQDTYRKPDFLIDEPAEIIYNVKPHVQHHEGEKFQFPEHPQLRAIFAFIEVNYYQPITLNDVAKAFSYTPSYLTSLVRRLTGKTLYQWIVQRRMFQARCLLLSTELPVCKIAEAVGYPDTGHFVKHFRQIHKKPPKSWKHFPSDS; encoded by the coding sequence ATGAAAGATGCAACGATTACAAAAAAGCAGTTAATTCAAGAATTAGAAATTGTTCGTCAACTAGAATCGCAAATACTCGAACAGCTTTCGGAATTAGAAACTCAAGATACCTATAGAAAACCAGATTTTTTAATAGATGAGCCTGCGGAGATAATTTACAACGTTAAACCCCATGTCCAACATCACGAAGGTGAAAAGTTTCAATTTCCCGAACATCCCCAATTAAGAGCAATATTTGCTTTCATTGAAGTTAATTATTATCAGCCTATTACCCTCAACGATGTAGCTAAAGCTTTTAGTTACACGCCCTCATATTTAACTAGTTTAGTACGTCGTCTAACTGGTAAAACTTTATACCAATGGATTGTTCAGCGTCGCATGTTCCAAGCTCGTTGCTTATTATTATCAACCGAATTACCTGTATGTAAAATTGCGGAAGCTGTAGGTTATCCCGACACAGGACATTTTGTGAAGCATTTTCGTCAAATCCATAAAAAGCCGCCTAAATCTTGGAAACACTTTCCCTCAGATAGCTAA
- a CDS encoding amidohydrolase → MMNSRHSRRDFLKLAAASGISSYFLSSCRQPESAAVDENTKADLILTNGNIATQDNPRSLAKAVAISNGRFLAVGTEKEVMAYRSDNTKIIDARGRTVIPGINDTHTHLIRGGLNYNMELRWDGVPSLADALRMLKEQALRTPAPQWVRVIGGWSEFQFAERRMPTLDEINAVSGDVPVFILNLYNRAYLNRAALRALGYNKNSKAPEGSTFQRDSNGNLTGLLIAQPNAAILYASIARGPQLSPDDQVNSTRQYMREMNRLGITSVIDAGGGGQNYPDDYQIIEKLHESGELTVRIAYNLFTQNPGKELEDFQRWTKITTPGKGDDFYRVNGAGEMLVYSAADFEDFTEPRPNLPQSMEENLKEVVSLLAQNKWPFRLHATYDESITRFLNVIETVNQDIPLKGMNWILDHAETISDKNIERVKALGGGIAIQHRMAYQGEYFLNRYGEKLAQRTPPIKKILNMQVPVSAGTDGTRVASYNPWVGIYWLVSGKTVGGTSLYSEANRFDRMEALRMYTANSGWFTTQEGVKGAIVPGQLADLVVLSEDYFSIPEDSIKRLESVLTIVGGKPVYAKAEFKDLNPPPLPVSPNWSPVIHYGGYKNSKPMSTVSHMPAHIGCCSPLQSGSANSSPVSLNNVGSLSNLWGNIGCACFV, encoded by the coding sequence ATGATGAATAGTAGACATTCTAGAAGAGATTTTCTTAAATTAGCTGCTGCTTCGGGAATCTCATCATATTTTTTAAGTTCTTGCCGTCAGCCTGAAAGTGCTGCTGTTGACGAGAATACGAAAGCAGATTTAATTTTAACTAACGGTAATATTGCTACCCAAGATAACCCCCGCTCCTTGGCTAAAGCTGTTGCTATAAGTAACGGACGCTTTCTTGCTGTGGGAACGGAAAAGGAAGTTATGGCATACAGGAGTGATAATACCAAAATTATTGATGCACGAGGGCGCACGGTAATTCCCGGTATAAATGATACTCATACCCATCTGATTCGCGGCGGACTTAACTATAATATGGAACTGCGGTGGGATGGTGTTCCGTCGCTGGCTGATGCATTGCGGATGTTGAAGGAACAGGCTTTGCGAACCCCCGCGCCGCAATGGGTAAGAGTGATTGGTGGGTGGTCGGAATTCCAGTTTGCAGAGCGTCGAATGCCGACTTTAGATGAGATTAATGCTGTTTCTGGCGACGTTCCGGTTTTTATTCTCAACCTGTATAACAGAGCATATTTGAACCGTGCTGCTTTACGTGCCCTTGGTTATAACAAGAACTCAAAGGCTCCAGAAGGTTCGACATTTCAACGGGATAGTAACGGTAATTTGACAGGGTTGTTAATTGCTCAACCGAATGCTGCCATACTCTACGCTAGTATTGCCAGAGGTCCCCAACTTAGTCCCGATGACCAAGTTAATTCGACTCGTCAATATATGCGCGAGATGAATCGGTTGGGTATTACTAGCGTGATTGATGCTGGTGGCGGCGGACAAAATTATCCCGATGATTATCAAATTATTGAAAAATTGCATGAGAGTGGAGAACTGACTGTTCGCATTGCTTATAATCTATTTACTCAAAACCCCGGTAAGGAATTAGAAGATTTTCAGCGATGGACTAAAATAACTACTCCCGGAAAAGGAGATGATTTTTACCGGGTTAACGGTGCGGGAGAAATGCTCGTTTATTCGGCTGCCGACTTTGAAGATTTTACCGAACCCAGACCGAATCTTCCACAAAGTATGGAAGAGAATTTAAAAGAGGTGGTGAGTTTATTAGCTCAGAATAAATGGCCATTTCGACTTCATGCGACTTACGATGAATCTATTACTCGGTTTTTGAATGTTATCGAAACAGTAAACCAGGATATTCCACTCAAGGGAATGAATTGGATTTTAGACCATGCCGAAACTATCTCTGACAAAAATATTGAGAGAGTCAAAGCCTTGGGTGGTGGAATCGCGATTCAGCATCGTATGGCTTATCAAGGTGAATATTTTCTCAATCGTTATGGTGAAAAACTAGCTCAACGAACTCCCCCCATCAAGAAAATATTGAACATGCAAGTACCTGTAAGTGCGGGTACCGATGGTACGAGAGTTGCTAGCTACAATCCTTGGGTTGGGATTTACTGGTTAGTCAGCGGTAAAACAGTCGGTGGTACATCTCTATATTCTGAAGCAAATCGCTTCGATAGAATGGAAGCCTTGAGAATGTATACCGCTAATTCCGGTTGGTTTACTACTCAAGAAGGAGTTAAAGGTGCAATAGTACCAGGACAATTAGCCGATTTAGTAGTGCTTTCAGAAGATTATTTTTCCATTCCAGAAGATAGTATTAAACGCTTAGAATCGGTTTTAACAATAGTCGGTGGTAAACCCGTCTATGCGAAAGCAGAATTCAAAGATTTGAATCCACCACCGTTACCAGTTAGTCCTAACTGGTCTCCAGTTATTCATTATGGAGGATATAAGAATAGTAAACCCATGTCTACAGTCTCGCATATGCCCGCCCATATAGGCTGTTGCTCTCCGTTGCAAAGTGGAAGCGCGAATAGTTCACCTGTATCTCTGAATAATGTTGGTAGTCTTTCCAACTTGTGGGGAAATATAGGTTGTGCTTGTTTTGTTTAG
- a CDS encoding DUF928 domain-containing protein produces MMGYRQTSISFILSICLSWLLVPTLALSNQRNLDEPPPRTNGRSAGSRGCSNDEPIVENAPPGIILLAPNQDLVRTTSSNPSFAWFIRDSKPRQVQFRLYEENITTKKYSLIKEIEDKNFQSKSGIMVLPMPKNVILKEGGKYLWQVELICDRRHPSGNLFAEAELQVISVKPEFKNQLREAVSQSKQAKLYAKTGFDYDALMTILMVNKSDFVQKKATKQLKNSLLDKVATKPSELESLQNSSIYLIAWE; encoded by the coding sequence ATGATGGGATACAGGCAAACATCAATAAGTTTTATATTATCAATATGTCTATCGTGGTTGCTTGTTCCAACATTGGCTTTAAGCAATCAAAGAAATCTTGATGAACCTCCACCAAGGACAAATGGTAGATCGGCAGGTTCAAGAGGTTGCAGTAACGATGAACCGATTGTAGAAAATGCTCCACCAGGAATTATTTTACTTGCTCCCAATCAAGACTTAGTTCGTACAACTTCAAGCAACCCCAGTTTTGCATGGTTTATACGCGACTCAAAACCCCGTCAAGTACAATTTAGGCTGTACGAAGAAAATATTACAACTAAAAAATACAGCTTGATTAAGGAAATTGAAGATAAAAATTTTCAGAGTAAATCCGGAATAATGGTACTACCAATGCCTAAAAATGTTATACTCAAGGAGGGTGGAAAGTATCTGTGGCAAGTTGAATTAATTTGCGATCGCCGTCATCCCTCTGGTAATTTATTTGCAGAAGCAGAGCTTCAAGTAATTTCTGTAAAACCAGAGTTCAAGAATCAATTAAGAGAAGCAGTTAGTCAAAGCAAGCAAGCAAAGCTATATGCTAAAACTGGTTTCGATTATGATGCTTTAATGACGATTTTAATGGTGAATAAATCAGATTTTGTGCAAAAAAAAGCAACAAAGCAGCTAAAAAATTCACTCTTGGATAAAGTCGCAACAAAACCTTCCGAACTTGAAAGTTTACAAAATAGTTCGATTTATTTAATCGCTTGGGAGTAG
- a CDS encoding glutamine amidotransferase — protein MKNATVIRHIPFEDLGTIEPVLNQQGYVVKYFDAGLDNIAQIEPDKPDILVVLGGPIGVYEEQDYPFLTDEIRLLEKRLQADLPTLGICLGAQIIARALGAKVYPGGQKEIGWSQIKLSEAGKNSALVHLLTDDTPVLHWHGDTFDLPIGSTLLASSNLYPNQGFSWGKSCLALQFHPEVTALNLERWFIGHACEINATPNINVAKLRKDTALYADKLASQANKIWLDYLESIQPSQIPASLI, from the coding sequence ATGAAGAATGCAACTGTAATTAGACACATACCGTTTGAGGATTTAGGTACTATTGAACCGGTTCTGAATCAACAAGGATATGTAGTCAAATACTTTGATGCTGGACTCGATAATATAGCCCAAATAGAACCGGATAAGCCAGATATTTTGGTTGTATTGGGAGGACCAATAGGAGTCTACGAAGAGCAAGATTATCCTTTCTTAACTGATGAAATACGCTTGTTGGAAAAGCGTTTGCAGGCAGATTTACCAACATTAGGAATTTGTTTGGGCGCTCAAATTATAGCTCGTGCATTGGGAGCCAAAGTATACCCTGGAGGGCAAAAGGAAATCGGTTGGTCACAAATCAAACTGTCTGAAGCCGGGAAGAATTCAGCTTTGGTTCATTTATTAACAGATGATACTCCGGTTTTGCACTGGCATGGAGACACTTTTGATTTACCCATAGGTTCTACTCTTTTAGCTTCTAGTAACCTTTACCCTAATCAAGGATTTTCTTGGGGAAAGTCTTGTTTAGCACTACAATTTCATCCAGAAGTAACAGCATTAAATCTAGAACGCTGGTTTATTGGTCATGCTTGCGAAATTAATGCTACACCCAATATTAATGTAGCGAAATTAAGAAAAGATACAGCACTTTATGCTGATAAATTAGCATCACAAGCTAATAAAATTTGGCTTGATTACTTAGAATCAATTCAACCTTCTCAAATACCAGCAAGTTTAATTTAA